The DNA segment GGAGGATCGTGACGGCCTTTGGGTTTTCGCACCCGGAGATGATCGTCAGGTCGGCGTCGGGGACTTCCTCGGCCGCCTCGGCGTGGCCGAGCGTCTCCTCGGTGAGCTCCTCGGGCTTGTTGACGATGCTGCCGCAGAGCGCTCTCGCGGCGAACTTCATGTCGGCCTCTTTCACGTCTTCTATGGCGTAGATGCCATCCTTTGCCAGGTAATACTGCACCGCGTCAGCGATTCCCTTCTGGCAGAGGACGACGTTCGCGCCGGCGGCAACGATCTGCTCGGCAAGTTTTCGGAGGGACGCGCGCTCCTGCTCGGAGAACGCCTTCATCTGGTCGGAGGAGGTGATCTTGATCTTCGACTTCACCTGGGTCTTCGTGATCTCGAGCGGCTGGGCGAGCAGGGCTACTTTAGCGTCAGTGACCTTATCGGGCATCTGCTCGAAGACGCGCTTCTTGTCGATGACGATGCCCCGGATCAGTTCGGCGTCGTCCATCGAGTCGCCGACCTGCTTCTTGATCTTGATGTCGTCCTCGTCCACGATGTAGGTGCCCCGGTCGGTTTTGCCCGCGACCTGGCGCACCGCGTCCACCACGATGCCGGAGATCTGGTCTTTGATTGCCTCGATGGACTTGCCGGTCATGGCGGTTCCGGCGAGTTTTATGAGGTTTTCCTTGTCCTCGGCACTGACGGCGATGGCCAGTTCCTCGAGGATTGCAAGGGCCTTCTCCATGCCGAGCTGATAGCCGTTCGCGATGATGGTGGGGTGCACGTCCTGTGCGAGCAGCGTCTCCGCCTCTTCCATAAGAGACCCGACGATCACGGTTGCAGTCGTGGTGCCGTCACCGACCTCGTCGTCCTGGGTCTCCGCAACCTCGACGATCAACTTGCCGCCGGGATGCTGCACGGACATCTCGTGCAGGATGGTTGCCCCGTCGTTCGTGATCACCACGTCACCGCTGGAGCTGACCAGCATCTTGTCCATTCCCCTGGGGCCGAGTGTCGTCCGAACGGCGGCCGCAATTGCTTTTGCAGCCATGATATTCGAGTGTTGCGCCTCGAATCCGCGAGTGCGCTCAACGTTATCCCGCAAAATAATGATGGGCTGTCCAGCAAGC comes from the Methanoculleus marisnigri JR1 genome and includes:
- the thsA gene encoding thermosome subunit alpha, with protein sequence MLAGQPIIILRDNVERTRGFEAQHSNIMAAKAIAAAVRTTLGPRGMDKMLVSSSGDVVITNDGATILHEMSVQHPGGKLIVEVAETQDDEVGDGTTTATVIVGSLMEEAETLLAQDVHPTIIANGYQLGMEKALAILEELAIAVSAEDKENLIKLAGTAMTGKSIEAIKDQISGIVVDAVRQVAGKTDRGTYIVDEDDIKIKKQVGDSMDDAELIRGIVIDKKRVFEQMPDKVTDAKVALLAQPLEITKTQVKSKIKITSSDQMKAFSEQERASLRKLAEQIVAAGANVVLCQKGIADAVQYYLAKDGIYAIEDVKEADMKFAARALCGSIVNKPEELTEETLGHAEAAEEVPDADLTIISGCENPKAVTILLRGTSQLLLDELERAVYDAARVIQDAIEDGKFVVGGGSVETELQLQIRDYAATVGGRVQLAIEAFANAFEVVPRTLAENSGFDTIDKVVALRKAHADGAKHAGLNVYTGEVVDMFEAGVIEPQRVKTQAIKSATETAMLLVRVDDMMITQTGQPAGQ